In Sphingomonas sp. LR60, the following are encoded in one genomic region:
- a CDS encoding GH92 family glycosyl hydrolase, which produces MALASCAAAMALAVITAAPVAAQVADTIAAVDPLIGTGGEGHTFPGAVAPFGMVQLSPDTDTRCVIRECYAHAAGYRHDDPTIEGFSHTHFSGAGHSDLGDILVMPASGETVAMDPGTVAAPGYRSRFSHASEQATPGYYAVTLDSPKVRAELTAGTRVGVHRYAFPAGQAAHLIVDLRSSLYNYPGKILWSGLHLRADGTLTGFRETRGWAPGRKLFFAMRFSAPLTGHALLDREKDVTYKGFAPPGLGTDQLAEKLGRALEARLDFGALDRPLEVKVALSGVDEAGAVANLDAEPGDFDAVRTRTQAAWRDALGAIEIDAPSPMKTIVATALYHSLIAPSVWSDADGRWRGPDDQVHRAEGYTQRSTFSLWDTFRAEHPLLTLVQPERTTSDIVNSLLASQRFSPHGILPVWQFAGRETWTMIGYHAVPVIADAYMKGIRGFDAHAALDAMVASASYAPYGGLGEYMTRGYVPIDREPEAASKTVEYAYDDWTIAQMARALGRTDVAARFDRRATFWRNSFDVKTGWLRARRSDGAFRTPFDPTAINYGSDYTEGNAWQYSWFMPQDQAGLFRLLGGDARAIKKLDAMFDYDNSKLDYSHAEDIAGLIGQYIHGNEPSHHVAYLYNYAGAPWRTQERLAQIVASQYKATPEGLSGNDDLGQMSAWLVFTALGFYPVAPGSNEYVIGRPFVAGAKLHLANGRTFAVTVRNLSDANRYIGSLTLNGRPLNRTYLRDSEIRAGGALTFTMTDKPDTRWGRSVSSRPYSQTTRPATAASSNN; this is translated from the coding sequence ATTGCGCTCGCCTCCTGCGCCGCGGCGATGGCGTTGGCCGTGATCACCGCGGCGCCAGTCGCCGCGCAGGTGGCCGACACCATCGCCGCAGTCGACCCCCTTATCGGGACAGGCGGCGAAGGACACACCTTCCCCGGCGCGGTCGCCCCCTTCGGCATGGTGCAGCTGTCGCCCGACACCGACACCCGCTGCGTCATCCGTGAATGCTATGCGCATGCAGCGGGTTATCGGCACGATGATCCGACGATCGAAGGCTTCAGCCACACGCACTTCTCGGGCGCCGGCCACTCCGACCTCGGCGACATTCTGGTGATGCCGGCGTCCGGCGAGACGGTCGCGATGGATCCGGGCACCGTCGCGGCGCCGGGCTATCGATCACGCTTCTCGCATGCCAGCGAACAGGCGACGCCTGGCTATTATGCGGTGACGCTGGACAGTCCGAAGGTGCGCGCCGAGCTGACCGCGGGCACGCGCGTCGGGGTCCACCGCTATGCATTCCCTGCCGGACAGGCCGCGCATCTGATCGTCGACCTGCGCAGCTCCCTCTATAACTATCCCGGCAAGATCCTGTGGTCGGGGCTGCACCTGCGCGCCGACGGCACGCTGACCGGCTTTCGCGAGACGCGCGGCTGGGCACCGGGGCGCAAGTTGTTCTTCGCGATGCGCTTCTCCGCGCCGTTAACTGGCCACGCGCTGCTCGATCGCGAAAAGGATGTCACGTACAAGGGGTTTGCGCCGCCGGGACTGGGCACCGACCAGCTCGCCGAGAAGCTCGGCCGGGCACTGGAAGCACGGCTCGATTTCGGCGCGCTCGATCGCCCGCTCGAGGTGAAGGTCGCTTTGTCGGGGGTAGACGAGGCCGGTGCGGTCGCCAATCTGGACGCCGAACCGGGCGACTTCGACGCCGTCCGCACACGAACGCAAGCAGCGTGGCGCGACGCACTTGGCGCGATCGAGATCGATGCGCCGTCGCCGATGAAGACGATCGTCGCCACCGCGCTTTATCACAGCCTGATCGCGCCCAGCGTGTGGAGCGATGCCGATGGTCGCTGGCGCGGGCCCGACGATCAGGTTCATCGCGCCGAAGGCTACACGCAGCGATCGACGTTTTCGCTGTGGGACACGTTCCGTGCCGAACACCCGCTGCTGACGTTGGTGCAGCCGGAGCGCACGACCAGCGATATTGTCAACTCGCTGCTCGCGAGCCAGCGCTTCAGCCCGCACGGCATCTTGCCCGTGTGGCAGTTTGCCGGACGCGAGACCTGGACGATGATCGGCTATCATGCCGTCCCGGTGATCGCCGACGCGTACATGAAAGGCATCCGCGGCTTCGACGCCCATGCCGCGCTCGACGCGATGGTCGCCAGCGCCAGCTATGCTCCTTACGGCGGCCTCGGCGAGTACATGACCCGCGGTTATGTTCCGATCGACCGCGAGCCGGAAGCGGCATCGAAGACCGTCGAATATGCCTATGACGACTGGACGATCGCGCAGATGGCGCGGGCGCTGGGGCGCACCGACGTGGCGGCACGGTTCGACCGCCGGGCGACCTTCTGGCGTAACAGCTTCGACGTGAAGACCGGCTGGCTACGTGCGCGCCGCAGCGACGGCGCGTTCCGCACGCCGTTCGATCCGACTGCGATCAACTACGGCTCTGATTATACCGAGGGCAATGCCTGGCAATATAGCTGGTTCATGCCGCAGGATCAGGCAGGACTTTTCCGACTGCTCGGCGGCGACGCGCGCGCGATCAAGAAGCTCGACGCGATGTTCGATTACGACAATTCCAAACTCGACTATAGCCATGCCGAGGATATTGCCGGGCTGATCGGCCAGTATATTCATGGCAACGAACCCAGCCACCACGTCGCCTATCTCTACAATTATGCCGGCGCGCCGTGGCGGACGCAGGAGCGGCTCGCGCAGATCGTGGCCAGCCAGTACAAGGCGACGCCGGAAGGGCTCAGCGGCAACGACGATCTGGGGCAGATGTCGGCCTGGCTCGTCTTCACCGCCCTCGGCTTCTATCCGGTTGCGCCCGGAAGCAACGAATATGTGATTGGACGGCCGTTCGTTGCCGGAGCGAAGCTGCACTTGGCGAATGGTCGCACCTTCGCCGTAACAGTCCGCAATCTTTCCGACGCCAATCGGTACATCGGTTCGCTCACGCTGAACGGCCGGCCGCTCAACCGCACTTACCTCAGAGATTCTGAAATCCGGGCTGGCGGCGCGTTGACGTTCACCATGACGGACAAGCCCGACACCCGCTGGGGTCGGTCGGTCTCGAGCCGCCCGTACTCGCAGACAACTCGTCCAGCCACCGCCGCTTCATCGAATAACTAG
- a CDS encoding TonB-dependent receptor codes for MSDHRDRPGMPGRRLMALLLASAGCSIAAAAHAQDTTPATAPAVAPDAATQDSSVPDSNVGTAQDTGAAPAGDTAAGDIVVTGYRRSIEESLSRKREANAFVDVITAEDIGKFPDKNVADSLQRVPGIIIDRDGGEGSRVSIRGLQSDLTLTQLNGNFIASADDNEPSRSFNYLLLPSNMIGSVDVFKSPEARLDEGGVGGTIILHTRRPLDLKSLSGFVSVEGTYADVTEKVQPQIGGQLSWKNQDETLGFLVGATYQERTVRDHRAAASSWNWWTYDRANEPATDVNGNPYANDDAISYWPEDSGATTQSGQRFSGYWAPQQVSQTVTEQNRKRLGIQATAQMKPFDDFTVTANYFRFQVDDNYISNGIQIPEWGYGNFFSGATLDKSGTIFQSAQFQVPPDGTGCRVQIGNQPPCTMETPQIYGTYSREKAVSNTFDVEGAFKRDRFEAVFKLGKTRATGGPSARFSVAAKPRVVNGIVGINGNQYSAWNFTDQSANFEFSPELQNNINNGLTQIDLGSTNSSFNRSSIAQRYAQLDLTRQFETFLDSVQVGAKWRDGQVNRATGRNEWYADPATQLRYQDTPGAATTRPGFFFDKPLGNIAGGFSGNAFPAIDFRNYLNYLTDTYGEAVRVDETGFVYGIGERIWAGYVQANFKAERFRGNLGLRYVNTRQTGVTSDRLQILNDYCVNAEGGPFVTPPVGADGNCITLPLAQRETIVNTQLDQTRTYSDWLPSLNASYDITDNLLLRGAVARVIARPAFTNLGSQRNLTYRSPEYAFDRRQFGEREGWSGSGGNGALNPFKAWQYDIGIEWYFKRGSVLGATAFRKDVSDFIVPLVLDVTQTVNGQPELIQPYSTVANGSNARSQGVELYAQHTLPFGLGAQVNFTYNDTSVAQITLEGQNVGSSPLVGSAKTQLNGSLFYENDRMLLRASYNRRGEVVRGLQSGLNVYDDPYEQIDLNASYNLFENFVLSASVINLTKSEQRQHLGNDTDARFISNVYSGRRAYVGVSYKF; via the coding sequence ATGTCTGATCATCGTGATCGGCCGGGAATGCCCGGGCGGCGTTTGATGGCGTTGCTGTTGGCAAGTGCCGGCTGCAGTATCGCCGCCGCAGCCCATGCGCAGGATACCACGCCGGCTACCGCACCCGCCGTCGCGCCGGACGCTGCCACGCAGGACAGCTCGGTCCCGGACAGCAATGTTGGCACCGCGCAGGATACTGGAGCTGCGCCGGCCGGAGACACAGCGGCAGGCGACATCGTCGTGACGGGCTATCGCCGGTCGATCGAGGAAAGCCTTAGCCGCAAGCGCGAGGCGAATGCCTTCGTCGATGTCATCACTGCCGAGGACATCGGCAAATTCCCCGACAAGAACGTGGCGGATTCGCTCCAGCGCGTGCCGGGTATCATTATCGACCGCGATGGCGGCGAGGGCTCGCGCGTCAGTATTCGCGGTCTGCAATCCGACCTTACGCTGACGCAGCTCAACGGCAATTTCATCGCCTCGGCGGACGACAACGAACCATCGCGCTCGTTCAACTATCTGCTGCTGCCGTCGAACATGATCGGCAGCGTCGACGTGTTCAAATCGCCCGAGGCGCGGCTGGACGAAGGCGGAGTCGGCGGTACGATCATCCTCCACACGCGCCGCCCGCTCGATTTGAAGTCACTCAGCGGCTTCGTTTCGGTCGAGGGTACCTACGCCGACGTGACCGAGAAGGTGCAGCCGCAGATCGGCGGGCAATTGTCGTGGAAGAACCAGGACGAAACGCTCGGCTTCCTCGTCGGTGCGACCTATCAGGAGCGGACGGTACGCGATCACCGCGCCGCGGCGTCGAGCTGGAATTGGTGGACCTACGACCGCGCGAACGAGCCGGCGACCGACGTCAACGGCAATCCCTATGCCAATGACGATGCGATCTCCTATTGGCCGGAGGACAGCGGCGCGACCACGCAGTCGGGGCAGCGTTTCTCGGGCTATTGGGCGCCGCAACAGGTCAGCCAGACCGTCACCGAGCAGAACCGCAAGCGGCTGGGTATCCAGGCAACCGCGCAGATGAAGCCGTTCGACGACTTCACCGTCACGGCCAATTACTTCCGCTTCCAGGTCGACGACAACTATATCAGCAACGGCATCCAGATCCCGGAATGGGGTTATGGCAATTTCTTCTCCGGGGCGACGCTCGACAAGAGCGGCACGATCTTCCAGTCCGCGCAATTCCAGGTGCCCCCCGACGGTACCGGGTGCCGCGTGCAGATCGGCAATCAGCCGCCCTGCACGATGGAAACGCCGCAGATCTACGGCACCTACAGCCGTGAGAAGGCGGTCTCGAACACCTTCGACGTCGAGGGCGCGTTCAAGCGCGATCGCTTCGAGGCGGTGTTCAAGCTCGGCAAGACGCGCGCGACCGGCGGTCCTTCGGCGCGGTTCAGCGTGGCGGCCAAGCCGCGCGTCGTGAACGGCATCGTTGGGATCAACGGCAATCAGTACAGCGCCTGGAATTTCACCGACCAGTCGGCGAACTTCGAATTTTCGCCTGAGCTACAGAACAACATCAACAACGGCCTGACGCAGATCGATCTGGGTTCGACCAATTCATCGTTCAATCGAAGCTCGATCGCGCAACGCTATGCGCAGCTCGATCTCACGCGGCAGTTCGAAACGTTCCTCGACTCAGTGCAGGTCGGCGCGAAGTGGCGCGACGGGCAGGTCAATCGCGCCACCGGTCGGAACGAATGGTATGCCGATCCGGCCACTCAGTTGCGCTACCAGGATACGCCCGGTGCCGCGACCACCCGGCCAGGCTTCTTCTTCGACAAGCCGCTCGGCAATATTGCCGGCGGGTTCAGCGGCAATGCCTTTCCGGCGATCGATTTCCGCAACTACCTGAACTACCTGACCGACACCTATGGCGAGGCGGTGCGCGTCGACGAAACCGGCTTCGTCTATGGCATTGGCGAGCGGATCTGGGCCGGCTACGTCCAGGCCAATTTCAAGGCCGAGCGGTTTCGCGGCAACCTGGGCCTGCGATACGTCAACACGCGGCAGACCGGCGTCACGTCAGACCGGTTGCAGATCCTGAACGATTATTGCGTTAACGCAGAGGGCGGCCCGTTCGTGACGCCGCCGGTCGGCGCCGACGGCAATTGCATCACGCTGCCGCTCGCGCAGCGGGAGACGATCGTGAACACGCAACTCGATCAGACGCGAACGTACAGCGACTGGCTGCCGAGCCTGAACGCATCGTACGACATCACCGACAACCTGCTGCTGCGTGGTGCGGTGGCGCGGGTGATCGCACGGCCGGCGTTCACCAACCTGGGGTCGCAGCGCAACCTGACCTATCGCTCGCCGGAATATGCGTTCGATCGGCGGCAGTTCGGCGAGCGCGAGGGCTGGTCGGGATCGGGTGGCAATGGCGCGCTCAATCCCTTCAAGGCGTGGCAATATGACATCGGCATCGAATGGTATTTCAAGCGCGGGTCGGTGCTGGGCGCGACCGCGTTCCGCAAGGACGTGTCGGACTTCATCGTGCCGCTGGTGCTCGACGTCACGCAGACCGTGAACGGCCAGCCGGAGTTGATCCAGCCGTACAGCACGGTGGCCAACGGTTCGAACGCGCGGTCGCAGGGTGTCGAGCTTTATGCGCAACATACGCTGCCGTTCGGGCTCGGTGCGCAGGTGAACTTCACCTATAACGACACGTCGGTGGCGCAGATCACGCTCGAGGGGCAGAACGTCGGCAGCTCGCCCCTGGTCGGCAGCGCGAAGACGCAGCTCAACGGATCGCTGTTCTACGAAAACGACCGCATGTTGCTGCGCGCCTCGTACAACCGGCGCGGCGAGGTGGTGCGCGGGCTGCAATCCGGGCTGAACGTCTATGACGATCCCTATGAGCAGATCGATCTGAACGCCTCGTACAATCTGTTCGAGAATTTCGTCCTGAGCGCCTCGGTGATCAACCTGACGAAGTCCGAACAGCGCCAGCATCTCGGCAACGACACCGATGCGCGGTTCATCTCGAACGTCTATTCCGGCCGGCGTGCCTATGTCGGCGTCTCGTACAAGTTCTGA
- a CDS encoding glycoside hydrolase family 43 protein has product MKRRAVNRLVKAALVTGATLLSAGALWAANPIVPGWYADPEIRIFAGKYWIYPTYSDDPATPATPSRFSAQQREDRKRRMVRPSYAKQTFFDAFSSPDLVHWTKHRRVFDVENIAWASYAVWAPSAIEVNGRYYLFFSANDIQSDNEAGGIGVAVSDTPGGPFRDALGKPLIGAFHNGAQPIDPFVFRDDDGQVYLFYGGWKHCNVVRLSADLKSVERHADGTTFKEITPPGYVEGSFVIKRKGVYYLMWSEGGWTGPDYRVAYATGASPIGPFTKRGTIVAQDMKVARGAGHHSVVSVPGSDDWYIVYHRRPLNDEKGEHRQIAIEPMRFAADGSIVPVKLTNSGVTAPRPLR; this is encoded by the coding sequence ATGAAAAGACGTGCGGTAAACCGCCTGGTGAAGGCGGCGTTGGTCACGGGAGCGACGCTGCTGTCGGCAGGTGCGCTTTGGGCCGCCAACCCGATCGTCCCCGGCTGGTATGCCGATCCGGAAATTCGCATCTTCGCCGGCAAATACTGGATCTACCCGACCTATTCGGATGACCCCGCCACCCCGGCCACGCCATCGCGCTTCTCCGCGCAGCAGCGCGAGGATCGCAAGCGCCGGATGGTGCGGCCATCCTATGCCAAGCAGACGTTCTTCGACGCGTTTTCGTCCCCCGATCTGGTGCACTGGACCAAGCACCGGCGCGTGTTCGATGTCGAGAATATCGCCTGGGCATCCTATGCGGTCTGGGCGCCGTCCGCGATCGAGGTGAACGGGCGCTACTATCTGTTCTTCAGCGCCAACGACATCCAGAGCGACAACGAGGCGGGCGGGATCGGCGTCGCGGTCAGCGACACGCCCGGCGGCCCGTTTCGCGATGCGCTCGGCAAGCCGTTGATCGGTGCGTTCCACAATGGTGCGCAGCCGATCGACCCGTTCGTGTTTCGCGACGACGATGGACAGGTCTATCTCTTTTACGGCGGCTGGAAGCATTGCAACGTCGTGCGGCTGTCCGCCGATCTGAAGTCGGTCGAAAGGCACGCCGATGGGACGACGTTCAAGGAGATCACGCCGCCGGGCTATGTCGAGGGATCGTTCGTCATCAAGCGCAAGGGCGTCTATTACCTGATGTGGTCGGAGGGCGGCTGGACCGGGCCGGATTACCGCGTCGCCTACGCGACCGGCGCCTCGCCGATCGGACCGTTCACGAAGCGCGGCACGATCGTCGCGCAGGACATGAAGGTCGCGCGCGGGGCAGGGCATCATTCGGTGGTCAGCGTACCGGGTAGCGATGACTGGTACATCGTCTATCACCGGCGTCCGCTAAACGACGAGAAGGGCGAGCATCGCCAGATCGCGATCGAGCCGATGCGCTTCGCCGCGGATGGATCGATCGTGCCGGTCAAGCTGACAAACTCCGGCGTCACCGCGCCGCGTCCGCTACGCTGA
- a CDS encoding GH92 family glycosyl hydrolase: MIATPAMTFAQDVPVAAIDLVNPLMGTDSSYELSYGNTYPAIALPFGMNAWTPVTGKMGDGWGYTYSAHRMNGIKQTHQPSPWMNDYAAFALLPMTGALKVKEADRASWFSHKAEVSTAYGYKVYLADYDVTAEVAPTERAAQFRFTFPKTDQAHVLLDGYAGGSMVSIDPKRRRITGYVRNNHGGVPTNFRNWFVAEFDRDFTVTRTFDGAGTVTNGRSAEGDHVGAVVSFATRAGEQVAVRVASSFISAEQAQRNLDREIGRDTFGATQAKAKAAWTRELDRIQIDDPDIDNRRTFYSALWRMLQFPRQFHEIDARGQQVHYSPYDGKVHAGPLYTDNGFWDTWRAVFPFFALMCPERDGEIMQGLVNTYKESGWLPEWASPGHRSVMIGSNSANLIADAYLNGVRGFDVNKLYEAMVKNATTSQGRPRDAKGKVLTAVGREGVELYNQLGYVPYDVGINENAARTLEYATADFSLSRLAAALGKSDDARKYAAQAQNYRKLFDAQSGWMRGRNRDGSWSTPFNPYKWGDAFTEGNSVHYSWSVMQDVAGLIDLMGGRDEFVARLDSVFSTQPIFDDSYYGQVIHEIREMQIVDMGQYAHGNQPIQHMIYLYDWAGAPWRAQFHAREVMRKLYSSAPDGYPGDEDNGQTSAWYVFSALGFYPVTPTVGQYAIGSPLFRRARVTMPGGKLLTIEAQNNNRDNVYIQSVTLNGLAHDRPWLSREALQAGGTLRFVMGPTPNKAWGAQPDAAPFSMSIAKRAQ; encoded by the coding sequence ATGATCGCCACCCCGGCGATGACCTTCGCGCAGGACGTACCGGTGGCGGCGATCGATCTGGTCAATCCGCTGATGGGCACCGACTCCAGCTACGAGCTGTCGTATGGCAACACCTATCCGGCGATCGCGCTGCCGTTCGGGATGAACGCATGGACGCCGGTGACGGGCAAGATGGGCGATGGCTGGGGCTATACCTATAGCGCGCATCGCATGAACGGCATCAAGCAGACCCATCAGCCGAGCCCGTGGATGAACGATTATGCTGCCTTCGCGCTGCTGCCGATGACCGGCGCGCTGAAGGTGAAGGAAGCCGATCGCGCGTCATGGTTCAGCCACAAGGCGGAGGTCAGCACCGCCTATGGCTACAAGGTCTATCTCGCCGACTATGACGTGACTGCCGAAGTAGCCCCGACCGAGCGCGCCGCGCAGTTCCGCTTCACCTTCCCGAAGACCGATCAGGCGCACGTGCTGCTGGACGGATATGCGGGCGGGTCGATGGTGTCGATCGACCCGAAGCGTCGGCGGATCACCGGCTATGTCCGCAACAATCACGGCGGCGTGCCCACCAACTTCCGCAACTGGTTCGTCGCGGAATTCGATCGTGACTTCACGGTGACGCGGACCTTCGACGGCGCGGGCACAGTGACGAACGGCCGCAGCGCCGAGGGCGATCATGTCGGCGCGGTGGTCAGCTTCGCGACGCGCGCGGGCGAGCAGGTGGCGGTGCGCGTCGCATCGTCGTTCATCAGCGCGGAGCAGGCGCAGCGCAACCTCGACCGCGAGATCGGGCGCGACACGTTCGGTGCGACACAGGCCAAGGCGAAGGCGGCATGGACGCGCGAGCTGGACCGGATCCAGATCGACGATCCCGACATCGACAATCGCCGCACCTTCTATTCGGCCCTCTGGCGGATGTTGCAGTTCCCGCGACAATTCCACGAGATTGATGCGCGCGGGCAGCAGGTCCATTACAGCCCGTACGACGGGAAGGTGCACGCCGGGCCGCTCTATACCGACAACGGCTTCTGGGACACGTGGCGCGCGGTCTTCCCCTTCTTCGCGCTGATGTGTCCCGAGCGTGACGGCGAGATCATGCAGGGGCTGGTCAACACCTACAAGGAATCGGGTTGGCTGCCGGAATGGGCGAGCCCCGGGCATCGCAGCGTCATGATCGGATCGAACTCGGCCAATCTGATCGCCGACGCATATCTAAACGGTGTGCGCGGCTTCGACGTCAACAAGCTCTACGAAGCGATGGTCAAGAACGCGACCACGTCGCAGGGCCGCCCGCGCGATGCCAAGGGCAAGGTATTGACCGCGGTCGGGCGCGAGGGCGTCGAGCTGTACAACCAGCTCGGCTACGTTCCCTATGACGTCGGCATCAACGAAAATGCGGCGCGGACGCTCGAATATGCCACCGCCGATTTCTCACTGTCGCGGCTCGCCGCGGCGCTCGGCAAGAGTGATGACGCACGCAAATATGCCGCGCAGGCGCAGAATTACCGCAAGCTGTTCGACGCGCAGAGCGGCTGGATGCGCGGGCGCAACCGCGACGGATCGTGGTCGACGCCGTTCAACCCGTACAAATGGGGCGATGCGTTTACCGAGGGCAATTCGGTTCATTACAGCTGGTCGGTGATGCAGGATGTCGCGGGCCTGATCGACCTGATGGGCGGACGCGACGAGTTCGTCGCCCGGCTGGACTCGGTCTTTTCGACCCAGCCAATCTTCGACGACAGCTACTATGGACAGGTCATCCACGAGATCCGCGAGATGCAGATCGTCGACATGGGGCAATATGCGCACGGCAACCAGCCGATCCAGCACATGATCTATCTGTACGACTGGGCCGGTGCGCCGTGGAGGGCGCAATTCCACGCGCGCGAGGTGATGCGCAAGCTCTACTCCTCGGCGCCCGACGGCTATCCCGGCGACGAGGACAATGGCCAGACTTCGGCCTGGTACGTTTTCTCGGCCTTGGGCTTCTATCCGGTGACGCCGACCGTCGGGCAATATGCGATCGGTAGCCCGCTGTTCCGACGTGCGCGCGTGACGATGCCGGGCGGCAAATTGCTCACGATCGAGGCGCAGAACAACAATCGCGATAACGTCTATATTCAGTCGGTAACGCTGAACGGCTTGGCGCATGACCGGCCGTGGCTGTCGCGCGAGGCGTTGCAGGCCGGTGGCACGCTTCGCTTCGTCATGGGGCCGACCCCGAACAAGGCGTGGGGCGCGCAGCCCGACGCGGCCCCGTTTTCGATGAGTATAGCGAAGCGGGCTCAATGA